The DNA window GCGTGGTGTATTTCCTGCTGCGCAAGGAAAGTGCCGGCAAAGTGGCCGAACTGCGCAGCTACTGGGGCGTGAGCGCCGCCCGCGCGGTGCCGGTGTTTGGTGACCTGACATCCCGCAAGCTCGGCGTTTCTGCCGAGGATGTGAAGAAGCTCAAGGGCCAGATCGACCATTTCCACCATCTCGCTGCCGTGTACGACCTGTCGGCCGATGCCGAGAGCCAGGCGGCCGTGAACATCGAGGGCACGCGCAACACGGTGGAATTCGCCAAAGCCATCGATGCCGGGCATTTCCACCATGTGTCCTCCATTGCGGCTGCGGGTCTGTACGAAGGCGTATTCCGCGAGGACATGTTCGAAGAGGCTGAAGGGCTGGACCACCCGTATTTCCTCACCAAGCACGAGAGCGAAAAAATTGTGCGCCAGGACTGCAAGATGCCCTGGACGGTGTATCGCCCCGCCATGGTGGTGGGCGACAGCGAGACCGGCGAGATGGACAAGATCGACGGTCCCTATTATTTCTTCAAGCTGATTCAGCGCATGCGCCAGTTGCTGCCCCCCTGGATGCCCGCGGTGGGCCTGGAAGGGGGGCGCATCAATATCGTGCCAGTGGACTTCGTGGTCAACGCCATCAACGTCATCAGCCACCAGAAGGCCATTGGCAAAAAGTGTTTCCATCTGGTGGACCCGGTGGGCTACCGCGTGGGCGATGTGCTCGACATCTTCAGCCGCGCTGCGCATGCGCCGCGCATGAACCTGTTTGTCAATGCAGCGCTGCTGGGTTTCATCCCCAAGGGCATCAAAAAAAGCCTGATGGCCATTGCCCCGGTGCGCCGCGTGCGCAACGCCGTGCTCAAGGACCTGGGCTTGCCCGAGGACATGCTCACCTTTGTGAACTACCCCACGCGCTTTGATTGCCGCGAGACGCTTGCGGCGCTCAAAGGCTCGGGCGTGGAGTGCCCCAACCTCAAGAACTACGCCTGGCGCATCTGGGACTATTGGGAGCGACACCTTGACCCCGAACTGTTCATCGACCGTACGCTCAAGGGCACGGTGGCGGGCAAGGTGGTGTTGGTAACGGGCGGTTCGTCGGGCATTGGCCTCGCTGCCGCGCACAAGTTTGCCGAAGCGGGCGCCATCACCCTGATCTGTGGGCGTGACCAGGCCAAACTCGACGAAGCCTGCAAAGAGGCCAAGGCCAAGGGGTATGCCTTTATCGCCTATGCCGCAGACATTGCTGACATGCAGGACTGCGATCGTTTCGTGCAGCAGCTCATCGCAGACCATGGCGGCGTGGATTTCCTCATCAACAACGCGGGGCGCTCCATCCGCCGTGCCATTGAATCGAGCTACGACCGTTTCCACGACTACGAGCGCACCATGCAGCTCAACTATTTTGGTTGCCTGCGCGTGACCATGGGCCTGCTGCCGGGCATGGTGGAAAAGCGCAAGGGCCATGTCGTCAATATCAGCTCCATTGGGGTGTTGACCAACGCACCGCGCTTTTCAGCCTACGTGGCCAGCAAGGCAGCGCTGGATGCCTGGACGCGCTGCGCATCGAGCGAGTTTGCCGATCAGGGCGTCACGTTCACCACCATCAACATGCCGCTGGTGCGCACGCCCATGATCGCGCCCACCCAGATCTACAACAATGTGCCCACACTGGCGCCTGAGGAGGCCGCCGACATGATCGCGCAGGCCTGTATCTTCAAGCCGGTGAACATTGCCACGCGCCTGGGCATTCTGGGGCAGGTCATGCACGCGCTGGTGCCGCGCGTGGCCCAGATCGGCATGAACGCCAGCTTCCGCATGTTCCCGGATTCGACCGCAGCCAAGGGCGAGAAAGGCGGCAAG is part of the Simplicispira sp. 125 genome and encodes:
- a CDS encoding SDR family oxidoreductase, whose translation is MQYFVTGATGFIGKRLVKKLLERKGSVVYFLLRKESAGKVAELRSYWGVSAARAVPVFGDLTSRKLGVSAEDVKKLKGQIDHFHHLAAVYDLSADAESQAAVNIEGTRNTVEFAKAIDAGHFHHVSSIAAAGLYEGVFREDMFEEAEGLDHPYFLTKHESEKIVRQDCKMPWTVYRPAMVVGDSETGEMDKIDGPYYFFKLIQRMRQLLPPWMPAVGLEGGRINIVPVDFVVNAINVISHQKAIGKKCFHLVDPVGYRVGDVLDIFSRAAHAPRMNLFVNAALLGFIPKGIKKSLMAIAPVRRVRNAVLKDLGLPEDMLTFVNYPTRFDCRETLAALKGSGVECPNLKNYAWRIWDYWERHLDPELFIDRTLKGTVAGKVVLVTGGSSGIGLAAAHKFAEAGAITLICGRDQAKLDEACKEAKAKGYAFIAYAADIADMQDCDRFVQQLIADHGGVDFLINNAGRSIRRAIESSYDRFHDYERTMQLNYFGCLRVTMGLLPGMVEKRKGHVVNISSIGVLTNAPRFSAYVASKAALDAWTRCASSEFADQGVTFTTINMPLVRTPMIAPTQIYNNVPTLAPEEAADMIAQACIFKPVNIATRLGILGQVMHALVPRVAQIGMNASFRMFPDSTAAKGEKGGKPQLSAEAVALQQMMRGIHF